A stretch of the Rickettsiales bacterium genome encodes the following:
- a CDS encoding glycoside hydrolase TIM-barrel-like domain-containing protein — MSLINPAHLIKAINLYPGSGEYVYETTPIISDNIVINIHNDQAKPDATLSIIHLKQTMPNLKYISVMVNWFSTSLSAGEAEVIPKVEGNDKDIDWQVGEYNRKNAEEMHYFSNGETTFGGTPTDRSIIELCSLLKEEGYKVMLSPLIMVDDESLAKPWRGYITPMGKRHTQQKDIEHFFKSQKGYNNFILHYANLEYNNIKLKDVIDSFCLGSELKGLTSIKVNEYLYPAIHQLKNLSGLVKTSMGPNIKLTYSANWGDEYHNSNLDPLWCDPNIDWVGISAYFPLTDNLPQDQITYNIIKNGWSSGEGIDYYKEGDNKIPYTDQAWAWKNVEYWWDSFHLKGSTCWTPKMKPIIFTEYGFSSLDGTTNNPSFYYEENLENAPKVNNHAQALAIAASEIFFAESNARNKDFLAHNFLYVWDARPYPYFPNYCHTWSDCQKHKYGHALNGKIDDILIDIPEEDLIMAGYFLETKEL, encoded by the coding sequence ATGTCCTTAATAAATCCAGCACATTTGATTAAAGCAATTAACTTATATCCAGGGTCTGGGGAGTATGTATATGAAACAACCCCTATTATCTCAGATAATATTGTAATAAATATCCATAACGACCAAGCAAAGCCTGACGCAACATTATCCATCATTCATCTAAAACAAACCATGCCCAATTTAAAATATATTTCTGTTATGGTTAATTGGTTTTCCACCTCTTTAAGTGCAGGAGAAGCAGAAGTCATACCCAAAGTAGAAGGCAATGATAAAGATATCGATTGGCAAGTAGGAGAATATAATCGTAAGAATGCTGAGGAAATGCATTATTTCTCTAATGGAGAAACAACCTTTGGTGGAACTCCCACTGATCGTAGCATAATTGAACTATGTAGTTTACTTAAAGAAGAAGGATATAAAGTTATGCTATCTCCACTTATTATGGTGGATGATGAATCTTTAGCTAAACCTTGGAGAGGATATATTACTCCAATGGGAAAAAGGCACACCCAACAGAAAGATATTGAACATTTTTTTAAGAGTCAAAAAGGATATAATAACTTTATCCTACATTATGCTAATCTTGAATATAATAATATCAAACTAAAAGATGTTATCGATAGCTTCTGTCTTGGCAGTGAATTAAAAGGACTCACATCAATTAAAGTTAATGAATATCTATACCCTGCAATACATCAACTAAAAAATCTATCAGGCCTAGTAAAAACTTCAATGGGACCTAATATTAAATTGACTTATAGCGCTAATTGGGGAGATGAATATCATAATAGTAATCTAGATCCACTTTGGTGTGACCCCAACATTGATTGGGTAGGAATAAGTGCATATTTCCCGTTAACTGACAATTTACCACAAGATCAAATCACTTATAATATTATAAAGAATGGTTGGAGCAGCGGCGAAGGAATTGATTACTATAAAGAAGGCGACAATAAAATTCCATATACTGATCAAGCCTGGGCTTGGAAAAATGTTGAATATTGGTGGGATTCTTTTCATTTAAAGGGATCCACTTGCTGGACACCTAAAATGAAACCTATTATATTCACAGAATATGGATTCTCATCACTTGATGGCACCACTAACAATCCTAGTTTCTATTATGAAGAAAACTTAGAAAACGCACCTAAAGTTAATAACCATGCCCAAGCTCTTGCCATTGCAGCTAGTGAAATATTCTTTGCAGAAAGCAATGCTAGAAATAAAGATTTCCTAGCACATAATTTCTTATATGTATGGGATGCAAGACCATATCCTTATTTTCCTAATTATTGTCATACCTGGTCTGATTGCCAAAAGCATAAATATGGACATGCATTAAACGGCAAAATTGATGACATTTTAATCGACATCCCTGAAGAAGACCTTATTATGGCTGGATATTTTCTTGAAACCAAAGAGCTTTGA